Part of the Candidatus Bathyarchaeota archaeon genome, TGAAACCGAGTAACCTCCAAAGGGAATGCTAGCTTTGACAATTGCCATTTCTGATTGTACAACATTTTCATTGCCATCTGTAACCTCCAAGTACACGTAGTATGTTCCATTCACGGTTGGAATAAAAACCCAAGTATTCGACGTAGCCCCAGAAACCGGATTGCCACCCACATACCATTGATAGCTGTATGGTATATATCCTCCCGAAACCATTGATGTGAACTCAACCGACTCCCCGACCCATATCGAGGCTGACAAAGGAAAAATCGAAACTAAAAGTCGAGGACGAACAGTTACCGAAGCTTCATCCGACTGCCCAGCGCTTCCAAAACTGTCCACAACATCCAGATAAACAGTGTAGAATCCCTCCATATCAGGCGCAAAAGTCCACGTCGAAGCCGTTGCACCAAGAACCGCCGAGCCGTTAAGACACCATTGATAAGAGTATTCAGGTATGCCTCCAGAGACTGCTGACGTGAAGGCTACGGATTCTCCAATCTTAATCCTCGTCGTCATCGGGCTTATCGAAACTGAGATAGGTAAAACTTCATATCGCAGAGAAAAAACCAAATCGTTGTAATCCCTGTCTCCTGCCCCAAACAAGTTCTCATAACCAATCAGGAACATGTAGGGATCATCCAAATTCCTGTAAACCTTAGCATGCTGCTCTAAATCAGGATTCCTAGAAATTTCAGTGAAATACCTATATTCTGGACTAAGCACAGAAAGACCAAACTCGTAATCAGCCGTAAACATTTTAGATATCGGGGGAGAAACATAGCCAGAACTGCCTTCTGGACCAGTAAAAATCACATTAAATACATCAGTACCAACCTCATAATAGCTAAGCTCATTCACATCACATAAACCAGCAAACTCAGCGTACAATGTAACATTAAATGTTCCCGCCGGAAACGTTTCAACAGTCGTTTCAGTCACACTCGTGAAGCCTAGATAATTTAAAATTTCTACCAAGGTTGGTTCCTGAGCATATACAGAAAGGACATAACAAGGAACAATTAGAAAGATAACAACAAGCATAGCTACACCGAAAGCTAACCTCGCCATCTCTCTCTTCTCCCTTCACCTAAATACATAACTTCCGTCCAACTTAAGATTTATGGAATTATTTTCTATTCTTTAATTCATGTCTCCTGCTAATTATTTTCCCCTCAATTAACCAGTCATGTTAAGCCGTAAATTAACAAAACGCTCATGATACTGAAAGCCACTTGAAGTCGCATTATAAATCCAAAGCTCAAAAAACAAATAACCACGAAACTCACTATTCGTCGAATTCCACGCTATCCTCTGGCTTCCCATATCGAACACAACATCGTTTAACACCATATTGTAAAACTCAACCTGCGAAAGCACTCCGTTAAGCCCGTAGTTAAAAGAAAAAGTCAAGGGAATCTCCCAAACACCTTCATCCTCAACAAAAGCAGTAATGTTGAAAAGCGCCGGCAAACTGCTCGGAGTACGATTACCAACTGGCCCAAAACTTGTCGGAGCCGACTGTGACTGATTGCGAAACTTCACCTCAACCAAATAATAAGCACAATACCCCAAACGATTCCCAACTCCCAAAAACACGCTACAATTACGATTACGCGTAACGTTAAACGGATAATCCTCAGCCACATGATTCGAATCTAGAATCCAAAGCTCAGTAAAAAACTCAGTCCGCGGAAGAACCAACAACCTACTAAGCGCAGGCGAAGCCACAAGCAAAACCAAAACACCCGTAACAACCATAAAAACAACCCTGTGCTCCTCCAAACTCACGCACCAGCACCCCCACCACGTCTCTTCTTAAAAAAGTGCCAAACAACAAAACCACCACAAACAACCACAACCACCCCCACAACAGAACCACCAAAAGTAACCACAAGATCCCAATAATACTCTTGAACCGCCTTCCCCGCCAAAGCGTCAGCCTCAGCAACAAAACCATCCAACTTACTTTCACTCTGACCAGCAAAATCAACCGCCGAATCAAAATCACCCCTACCATACGAAAGCTCAGCCCTAGAAAAAAGCTCCCCAGCCTCGCCAAGCCTCGCCAACAAAGCCGTAACGTTCGCTCCAACATCATCCGCCTCCGCAACAGCATCATAACAAAGAACAATCCTCTCCCCCGCCACAGCAACAGCAGCCACCGCCTCACCCTCACTTGCCCCGAAAACGCAAAACCCACCACAACTACTAAAAGCCAGCAAGACCAAAGCCACAAAAACCAGCACAAGCTTGACATGAAACACCATTATCTCACACAACATCCTAACTATTTCTTGCTAACCTCTTTTTTCGGCTAGGATTACCCGCTTGCGAATTCGTATACGTTTGCTCAAGCAAGCTTTTCTCTCTATCAATCTCACTCAACTCATCCTTCACATGCTCACGAAGCTTCCGATAAGCAGCAAACCTCTCCAAAAACCTCTCCCCCTTCGGAGCAACCACATAACAATCATCCTCACGATCAACACGCACCAGCCCAGACCCAAGAACCTCATCAAGATACCGGCACAACAACTTGTAGCTAAGATTAGCCTTATACATAATATGCGTCTTCTTAGCACCACCCCTAACAATCTCTAGAATCTCAGCTATAATCTGAAGCCTATTCCTATACTTCGCCAAACCAAACCCTTCCAGAACTCAACTCAGAAAAAACACACTAGAAACTACAAAAACACAGAAACCATTCACTTAGTTCTAATATGAAGCCAGCCTCTTCCACCCTTCTTCAACTGCAAACTTTGCTTCCTCCCATTCCTCGCCTTATCTTTGACCCAAGTTCTCCTCCGTCTCTTCCTCGCCTTTCGCTGAACAGCAGCAATTTCCCTACCAAACTTCCTCCAACCACCGACACTCGGAGAAGCCTCCTCCTGCTTAACTCTAACCTCATAAGGCGTCTCGTACTCCGCCAAAATCTCCCTAAAATCCAACTGCTTATAACACCTCGTAGCAACAATCACGGTACCGCGGT contains:
- a CDS encoding PKD domain-containing protein, which codes for MARLAFGVAMLVVIFLIVPCYVLSVYAQEPTLVEILNYLGFTSVTETTVETFPAGTFNVTLYAEFAGLCDVNELSYYEVGTDVFNVIFTGPEGSSGYVSPPISKMFTADYEFGLSVLSPEYRYFTEISRNPDLEQHAKVYRNLDDPYMFLIGYENLFGAGDRDYNDLVFSLRYEVLPISVSISPMTTRIKIGESVAFTSAVSGGIPEYSYQWCLNGSAVLGATASTWTFAPDMEGFYTVYLDVVDSFGSAGQSDEASVTVRPRLLVSIFPLSASIWVGESVEFTSMVSGGYIPYSYQWYVGGNPVSGATSNTWVFIPTVNGTYYVYLEVTDGNENVVQSEMAIVKASIPFGGYSVS
- a CDS encoding DUF1616 domain-containing protein, which codes for MSLEEHRVVFMVVTGVLVLLVASPALSRLLVLPRTEFFTELWILDSNHVAEDYPFNVTRNRNCSVFLGVGNRLGYCAYYLVEVKFRNQSQSAPTSFGPVGNRTPSSLPALFNITAFVEDEGVWEIPLTFSFNYGLNGVLSQVEFYNMVLNDVVFDMGSQRIAWNSTNSEFRGYLFFELWIYNATSSGFQYHERFVNLRLNMTG
- a CDS encoding winged helix-turn-helix domain-containing protein; the encoded protein is MAKYRNRLQIIAEILEIVRGGAKKTHIMYKANLSYKLLCRYLDEVLGSGLVRVDREDDCYVVAPKGERFLERFAAYRKLREHVKDELSEIDREKSLLEQTYTNSQAGNPSRKKRLARNS